AGTGGTTATTCCATGAGAAATCTTACCTTCTCCCACTCTGGAAGAGACACATGGAGACACAAAATGTGTCCTTAAGAAGAgttctcgggcttcctaggtggcgcagtggttaagaatccgcctgccaatgcagaggtcacgggttcgatcccagctccaggaagatcccacatgccgcggagcagctaagcccgtgtgcccgaaaaaaaaaaaaaaaaaaaaaaaagaagagttctCAATCACTAACAAAGGATGGCTACATACTTAGGAAAGAGAATCTAAGAGAGTAagtaggaaaataatataaagctCAATATAACTATCTGATAATTTGTTTGGTAAAACAATTAAAAGCCGTGATTTTATAAGCAGGGGGAGTCGACTGCATGTTTCAGCTACACTAGAGCAGGTTTCTTGGTGACATTAGCACTTGTAAGGATCAGGAGCAATAAGTATTTAGAAAGATTGCATTTCTGGAAAAGACAACAGTGTAAGCATTTAAATGTAGCAATGATGAAGAAATACAGAGAGGCCTATATGGATACATTTTAGGGAATAGTGTCCtgataatttcatattttaaagagagCAATCTGGCAGTATAAGGTGAAGAAAGGGCTTTCAAGACGCTGGAAGAACTGGAATTCTTATTGTATGTTTCCAATTAGTGATTAAGGTGACTTGCGTAGGTGAGGAAGTGGGATAAGAAATGGGATAAGCTGATCAAACAGGGATTTCAAAAAAAAGTCATATGAGATGGCAGATGAGATATAGAGactgaaggagaaagaagagtcaCAGCCAACCCTCAGATTACCATGTACCAGCAGTGGGAGAATGATGTGATTATAAAGTGGGCTCAGGAAGTTGACAGGTGGAAGAAGACAATGAGTCTTGGAGAATTGATGAGTTGACAGAATATTTAGAAGAAGATTTTCTTCCAGATATTGAAGAGGTGGGGGTAAGTAAGCATTAGTAGATTCACTTACCAGAGTCCTAGTGATACACTGGCactaaaaaaaatgcagatttgcCAATTCACACGTGCTTCCTGTTATTTCTTTGAACGGATACCTAGGAGAAGATATTACAGAAACTCATAGAGTCAGTATTTACATCTTTAAGAAATCTCAGACTGGGTTATTTGGTGAGGGCAAGCCAACCTTAAAATTTTAGTTGACAACCAAGGGCCAATATACTCCTCAGACATGGTCCCAATATAGTAAGAATACAATTGTGGTAATGCCTATAGATGGGGAATAGTTAGTTTAATTGAGATCTCTTGGCAGCTTTTGGTAAATGCTGTTGTAGTTGTGAAAGAGGTAGGTCACATTTTTCCCTAGTGTTTGCTAGGTGATAGAAAGGGAGGGACCCTATAAGTGGAAAAAAGCTTAAAGGGCATTCATGGACGGTCAGTCCCAGGATCAAATATGATATTTTGTCCTCAGGGAATGACAATCCACATGATGGCCACATTGAATTTGACCAGTTTTAATCCAGACTCCTTCATTTTGGTGGGGATCCCAGGGCTGGAGCACTTCCACACCTGGATTGGAATTCCCTTCTTCACCATCTACCTTGTGACCCTAGCAGGTAATGGCATCCTGCTCTACCTCATCACTATGGACCACAGCCTCCACGAACCCATGTTCTTCTTCCTCTCAATGTTGGCCTCTGCAGACCTCATATTATGTACCACGTGTGTCCCCAAAACACTTGGTATATTCTGGTTGAAAGCTCAGGAAATCACATTTCCTGGCTGCCTCACTCAGTTGTTCTTCCTCCACTTCAGCTTTTTTCTGGACTCAGCCATCTTGTTGGGCATGGCATTTGATCGTTACATGGCTATCTGCTCCCCTTTGAGATACACCAGTGTCTTGACACCTAAGACAATTGTCAAGATCATGGTGGGCATTGCGGGTCGGAGCTTTATGGTCATTTTGCCTGTTGTTTTCCTGGTGAAGCGTTTGCCTTTCTGCAGGACACGTATGATCCCTCACACATACTGTGAGCATATGGGGGTGGCCCGACTCGCCTGTGCGGACATTTCCATCAACATCTGGTATGGCTTTGCTGTGCCTGTAATGACTATTATCTCAGACCTGATCCTCATTGGCATCTCCTACACTCTCAtccttcatgctgttttccacctTCCATCCAGAGATGCTCGCCAGAAAGCCCTCAGTACCTGTGGGTCTCATGTCAGTGTCATCCTCATATTCTACACACCAGCCATGTTCTCTGTCCTTACTCATCGCTTCGGCCACAATATCTCTCGTTCCTTTCACATCATATTTGCCAACCTCTATGTAGCAATCCCTCCCGCACTCAATCCCATCATTTATGGTGTCAAAACAAAGCAGATCAGGGACAAGGTCATCCTTCTATTCTTTCCTAAAGGGATGCAGTGACCTGGGGATAAGAACATGGAGAGAAAAACTGTGGTAAATCAAGTAATCATATGGACTTAATagaatttcttttgtaaataaatagcAGTAAGTCTTCAATAATGGATCCAATTCCTATGAATTTCAAGACCTCAATTCTGTTGGAGAAAATTATTAGTAGGGTTAGAGGGAGAGAGGTAAGGATTTTTTgagccccccaaaaaagaaaggcATCAGATGGAAGTATCCTAATTTTCTACAATCAAAAACATCAAAGCACAAAAATTTTACTCTTCCTTTGGTTCTCTTatcctgtttccatttccttttttaaaaacaaaagaaaaaaatagtacttaATTTATAGGCTTGTTGTGAGGTTAAATTTGTTTAGcacaaagtaaactcaaaattcAATAACCATCATTATGCTAAAAATTCCCAAGTCTAATGCTCTACTTCCAATTCTTTCTGTCCCACATAGCCAACTCTATTTGATAACTCAACATGAACCAGAAAAATTaccatcttctcttcctttcttcatgaTCAACACCATCTCCTGAATTTTCTATCATTAGATGGTATAGAATTCAACTGGTTTCCCACATCAAAGCCTTTTCTCCTTATTgcattcattttctctaattatttaaaattcattttctatttattatgtCTTCTGAATATCCCTTAAGTTTATGCACATGTTTCACATTAAAACATGATCATCACCCTCTCTCTGTCCTGAATTTCTCAGCAACCTCATCTAGGAATCTGctactttcatttgtttttttctctcctactcatttttttttttttcccagaaactaGAGCGAGTGGTCTTACTAAACTTCAACTAGATCATGTCAATCCTGTAGTTAATAATCCTTCAACAATTACTCATTTTGCTTAGAACAAAACCCAATACTAACATATCTTCAAAGCATTTTATGTAATGATTGGTGCTGACCAGTTATTGCTTGGTGACCATTGATCCAATTCTTCCCTTTCCTGTCGCTCTTTCTCTCACATGCCATTTTTGCTATAACCACTCTGTACTTCTTTTGGTTTTTCAAAGAGTATTCTCTTGTCCTTTTGGACCTTCACACATGCTTATTCCCCCTGAAATCTTAATCTTACCTTGAACTTGGGTAGGAATGAGAACaaagggaaattatttttcaattcctCTCTGTTGTTCTATTTCATGCCTACTagaaatgctatatatatatacatttaataggaagtaataagtgttggtgaggatgtggagaatccTTGATGCATTGCTAGctggaatataaaataatgaagcctctatggaaaacagtttggtcgttcctcaaaaagttaaatatagaattttcaaatgacccagcaatcttatTCCTACATATATACCAAGGAGAATTGAAAACGGGTGCTCAGACCAAAACttgtaaattaatatttatagtagctttatttataatagctgaaaaagtgaaaacagctCACTCAAATAtgtatcaactgatgaatggataagacaAATGTGTTAAATCTAAACAATGGAGTAtttctcagacataaaaaggagtgaagttctGATATGTTATGCAACATGGaggactttgaaaacattatactaagtgaaagaagccagacacaaaaagctgATATATTATATGAATTCATTTATGTCAAAAGCCCAGAATAGgcaagttcatagagacagaaaatcaattagTAGTTGTCAGGTGATTGGGGGAAGGTGAAATAGAGAGTGACTTCTTAGTGCAcatgggatttcttttggggtgatgaaaatgttctggaattagatagtggcgatagttgcacaacattgtaaatgtactaaaAGCCACTAAACTGCACACTGTAtagtggtgaattttatgttttatgaatCTCGTCTTAATATTAAAGTTAAATAACATGCTCAATgtcatacaaataataaatgatgacTGTATAGCTGATACGTCTGTCTGATTCCCAGTATTTGTTCTTACCTACTCACTATTCTACCTCCCAGTGAGACAAGATTTCTCTAGCACAGAGAAATCCTCATGCTTTCACATCTTTTCTGAGTTACACCAAAACCACACTTGTCAAGATCATTCTAATCCCAGTGTGTCAGATCTAATAGGAGCTACAATTAGTGGTGAGCTGGAGACCGTTTGCACTGGCTCATGAGAGCTAagtgttaaattttcaggaagttTGCCAGCAGGTCAACATCATATTGTTAGCTTCAAATCAGCCCCAGTGAGAGTATCTATACATCCAGAATCAGCAAATCTACAAATCAAAGCCCCCCAAAGCCAGGAGTTAGATATTcaccagcacaccactggctACAGTCCTCCTGAAGCCCAACACATAGGTCTGAGTGTGGCTCAGGCCACAGCTTCACATCGCCCATGGCTGCACTTGATCTTCAGCCCCTCTACTGGGCTCTTCTAGGTAAATGGATTTGTGTGGCTACAGAGAATAGAGTGGGAAGGAGACACAGGGATAGGTGTAGGGACAGCAGCCGCCCAAGACTTATAGGGTTGATATGGAAGTAGAAGCCCATTTACCCTGGAAGTTTATACTGAGCATGTGTTgggttttaattatttatgttatCAATGCACACAGAAAGTCTTCTGGATCAGGCACCAATTATTAGTATTcagttaaaaagcaaataataactCTGTGGTTCCCCACACTCAGTTCTTACCCCTAGGACAATACAGTGAAGGTGAGGCCAAATGACCTATGCATACAAAGCCAAGgaataaagaaatatgtattttctctgtttataaAAGCCAGAGAGATTATTTCTCATCCCCTACATCCCCTCCTACTGAGAAAGTTTCCTTAAAGATGGGTGGGAAATAAATTTCTCCAGGTAAAAGATAAGACCATTGTTTGCAGCTCTAAAACCCAGCTGTGTCTTCATAGTTCTTCAGTTAGGTAAATCTGTCTGGAGTTCTCTCACTATCTGTAGTTACCTCACTAACTACAGTTGTACATTAATGTCCTAAGACTTAGCCCAGTATTCCAAGATACGGCAAAAATTTTTCAGAAAGCCCAActtaacaaaaatacaaaaatattttctccacacCTCACGATACACCAGGAATTTGAGCAGACAGCTGAGAAGAAGGAAGGTAAAATTTCCTTGAAAATTCTCATTGGGGCTTATCATGGAAGGTAAGTGCAAGACTGGCCTACACTGCCTGGAATATGGGCCATGTGGATGGAGCCCTGGAATAGTATCTGTTGTCACATCCTCCATCCAAAGTGGGTGGTGCACATCTGATGGGGAGAAGCTGTGGGAAGGTACTTTGCTGTAGCTAGATGAAGCCTggtgggaaaagaaaggagaaggaagataGAGGATTTTGGTGTAAATAAAGGAccaggtttttgctttgttttgtttttaaactttgaccaaggaggcaaaagcTCACACTAAGGAACATAATGACATTAATGGCAGTGATACAACACATTTGCATAGAACTTTATAATTTCTAAAGTGCTTTAGTATCCATTTTCTCATTGGATCCTCATACAACAATGCTGTAAGATAGATGGTAAGAACCCCAAAAAGAGGGTTGCTTAACAACAAATTAAGGGGACACCCAGCATCCAAGGCAGCTTATTATCTCCAAACACTTCACTGAATTTACCttgtcctttttgttttctcccaaATCATGTACTTACAGCAGTAAAGTTCATTTCATTTGCGTGGATCATGCTACTTAGAGTTATCAGCTATTTCCATTTGTATTACAAGATTGTTAGAGTCTTCTTTTGTGAATAAGGTGAGGTAGAAGAGTGAGTCTCCACCTTTTCcctatttgtgtttaattttgatgTTCACTCTTTCTAATTTGTATTCATCATAGCTGTTAAGGAAGACACGTAGGGacctaaatttaaatatttaaatagtagATGAAGCAGAACTGttctataacttttatttttgtttggtagAAATACAGATATTATGTTATCAATAGATACTGAAGAACCCTATAgacatttaaaatagtattttttgtgTCTGTGAATACAGATTTTCATGACCCTATTTACCTTTGAACTCATACAATTTGGGTCATCCCGATTTAATGAAAAAAGACTAATTTCGTAGCAAGTAGAGCCTATTCTAAATGGCAAGTTACCTGTCCTCTTTTCTCATAGGACCCTTCCTCCTCACCTGTAAGAAACCACAGTGAAATCAAGGTCAGCCTCAGCAACACTTCTCTTTTGAAGAAAACACAAGGGCCACTCATTCACGAATCTGTTTGGTCTTTATTCCATAGAtaactgggttcatcactagGGGCACAAGAACATAGAGTTTGGCCAGCAGGATGTGGACATGCTTGGAGATTTTTCTGCCAAAGCACTGAGCAATGACAGTGAAAATCCGTGGCAGGTAGAATGACACAGACATGTGAACCACAGGTGCTGAGTGCTTTCATCCAAGCATCATGGGATGGCAGCCTGAAAACTGCCTGGAGAATGAGCCCATAGGAGATGACTATTGTCACCATATCTAGCATAACACTGAGTAATGGCACAGAGATTCCATACCAAATGTTTATGGTAATATCAGCACAGGCCAGCTTTGCCAGCCCCATGTGTTCACAGAATGTATGGGCAATGATGTTTGTCCAACAGAAGGGAAGACACTTCACAAGGAAGACAATGGGGAAAACAGTTGCAAAACTCTGAAGCACAACAACACCTGCAGTTTTGCCAATGACACCATGGCTAAGAATGGCAGTATATCTCAGCGGGTAGCAGATGGCTACATAGCGGTCAAAAGCCAAGGCCAAGAGAAAGCCTTACTCCACTACAAAGGGAAAATGCATAAAGAAGAGCTGGGTTACACAACCACCAAAGGAGATGTCCGTGTCATCAAACCAGAAGATGCTCAGGGCTTTGGGTAATGTGAATGTGGATAGAATCAGATCCCAAAAAGCCAGCATGGAGAGGAAGAGATACATAGGTTCATGAAGACTGTGCTCCACCGCCACTACACAGATGAGGATGCCATTTCCTGACACAGCCACCAGGTACATCAGGCAGAAGGGAATGGAGATCTATGTGTGTAGCTCCTTCAGGCCAGGGACACCAATGAGGATAAACATATCATAATTGACAGTGGAATAGTTGGGGGCTGTCATGCCTGTATTATGGTATGAAACTTTTATCACTTATCTGTAAGGAGAAAGTTAGAGAGCTAGCCTGTCACAACCAACTAGTATACATTGAGTGACCCTCAATGGACTCAGAGACATCTGCTATGTAAAATGTCAGTTAATGAGATTCCACATACTGTGTGTCAATTATGGACTTACATGTGTGCAGTATTCTGCTTTGAAGAGAAAGATTCCAAAGATTCAAAGTAGgatcacagaattttaaaaagttggtttAATGGGAAATCCTGAGTCTGATactattttcttatataattgacataaatttaaaataatggtcATACAAAATGTTAAACTTCATAATAATTAATTGTATTCTCTGACTATTTTAAGataggaaagaaaatttaatttttataaagaatataataaatgaatagaaacaaaacattttttaaaaaatagaaccaaACAATTGTTATCTAGCACACATATTTACTTAATAAACTATTGACCTACTAATTACCTAAGGATCTGTTGATCACCTTCAATGTGTATAGACATATCGACGtgcataaaacagaaaaaggagtCCAAAgcctataaaatagaaattctgtaTATAGGGTTATAATCCTTGTGAACCGTGGTATCAAAACaggtgttttctgtttgtttaataaattattatccACTGACTACAGatatctttttttcagatttcaataGTGgaagattttattaaattatgaAGCGCTATCACTAGTTAGCGATGTTGTTACTTGAAAATGTGTGAAGCTACATTTATAGCACATGATGAGTACTTTTCCTTAAGTTCAGAATGAAACTCTACTGAAGTTTATTCAGATTACTTAAAAATATTGTTCCTAACccagaattttctttattaatacatCCAACTGTTGTGGAAATCGAAtcagtccatcgagaaaccaagcaccacactcggagggttggagatctcaggtttattaagccggtggtcccagatgagctaacactctaaagttctggggccccaagctcagggtgagctttacttttataggggtcagtgcacatggttacagttagcattggttgattggttacctgaTTACTATAGGTtacaggcagttacagagcacaggagttgctatgggttatgcacagggggtttccaaacagaaacttgcaggagcaggagcagagcattccatacttatcagaacatcttaaggttacagttgattgctaggtcttcttgttcttatctcagcacagcaagcagattttacagaagcagagcaagcatgaagttattctAGCTGAgtacaaacttctaattttcttcttcacaaCTTCATCACTTTAAAGTAATATGATCAGAAATAAGTAACTTGaacaagttaaaaatataaaacatagataTAATTGGATACCGCTACTACTAACCACttcttgtttaaatttatttaaatttatcaaaagatttcataatttccttctttgttagtttttaagattttattttgtgtgtgtgcaagaaCTGAATTTGAATAAAATCAGTAAACAAGGAAATGCAGTTCTTCAGGGACTTTCCTCAAATCTCCCGTCTCAGGGATTTTTGTGAActacccccgcccctcccccccccactgccACGTGCTAAATGTGTCATCAATGAAAAGGgaacatataatgaaatatactATACTCTTTAAAgaagatcaaaataaaattttcaactcTGCCATCATTTTAAATAAGCTAAAAATTAATGACcaatctttgttaaaaaaaaaagttaattttcttaCTAACACAGAAAATCCTCGTTATTCTGTATCAGGAATAATTGACTCATAAACAAAGATagcttaattatttttattttaaaatatatttaacttaatagttaccatttattgttaaatttaaaaaaagaggttatAAAAATGCTATGGGATCACAGTTGAAAGCTGCATAACCGTATATTCACATGGATAGGATGTTTGGTAGATAAGACATGgaaatattaactattatatCTGAGTAGTGAACTAACGgatgattttattttagtttttatttgataGTTTACATTCTTCTATTTTATGGGAAAATTATGACATTATTTTACTGTTGTTAAATATATGACAATAATTTGAGgaagttaat
The genomic region above belongs to Hippopotamus amphibius kiboko isolate mHipAmp2 chromosome 9, mHipAmp2.hap2, whole genome shotgun sequence and contains:
- the LOC130861509 gene encoding olfactory receptor 52H1-like, with the protein product MTIHMMATLNLTSFNPDSFILVGIPGLEHFHTWIGIPFFTIYLVTLAGNGILLYLITMDHSLHEPMFFFLSMLASADLILCTTCVPKTLGIFWLKAQEITFPGCLTQLFFLHFSFFLDSAILLGMAFDRYMAICSPLRYTSVLTPKTIVKIMVGIAGRSFMVILPVVFLVKRLPFCRTRMIPHTYCEHMGVARLACADISINIWYGFAVPVMTIISDLILIGISYTLILHAVFHLPSRDARQKALSTCGSHVSVILIFYTPAMFSVLTHRFGHNISRSFHIIFANLYVAIPPALNPIIYGVKTKQIRDKVILLFFPKGMQ